A region of Theileria annulata chromosome 2, complete sequence, *** SEQUENCING IN PROGRESS *** DNA encodes the following proteins:
- a CDS encoding uncharacterized protein (hypothetical protein, PF00226 DnaJ domain;~small overlap at the 5' end with gene TA15805) yields the protein MKRLQPFNAMESYMINKLTDAVRILELSNELKIDFPKVKSNYNRIVKSVHPDKNCGLDRGLDSVLEAYKLLDYYFNVVLNGKNRQLCHLSCISDSCSCYDTRHGNSQQSCRYHKSENSEPLTCTLCKPNQLLEDSPKSRQSPTSRFRCINSKDNLSSRFYIEISRNSLDVFEGIPYVTCRCGQILFITKEATALGIQTFDCDVCSCSYNIV from the coding sequence ATGAAGAGACTCCAACCGTTTAACGCAATGGAAAGTTACATGATAAACAAGCTCACCGACGCTGTACGAATTCTTGAACTATCTAACGAATTGAAAATAGATTTCCCCAAAGTAAAGAGTAATTATAACCGAATCGTAAAGTCCGTACACCCGGACAAAAATTGTGGTTTAGATAGAGGTTTGGACTCTGTTTTGGAAGCATACAAACTTCTcgattattattttaatgtaGTTTTAAATGGTAAAAATCGCCAATTATGTCATTTGTCCTGTATTTCCGATAGTTGTTCCTGCTATGATACCCGCCATGGAAATTCACAACAATCATGCCGGTACCATAAATCAGAAAATTCAGAACCCCTTACTTGTACATTATGCAAGCCGAATCAATTATTAGAGGATTCACCAAAATCGCGGCAGAGTCCCACAAGCAGATTTAGATGTATCAATAGTAAGGACAACTTATCTTCGAGATTCTATATAGAAATTTCCAGAAACTCTCTTGATGTGTTTGAGGGTATTCCGTACGTCACATGTCGTTGTGgtcaaatattatttattacaaaaGAGGCCACTGCCCTAGGTATTCAAACATTCGACTGTGACGTCTGCTCTTGTTCATACAACATAGTATAG
- a CDS encoding uncharacterized protein (small overlap at the 3' end with gene TA15810): MIINVGSLTAHPGLRGHTTSTDTLSDIDLSLSDFKMNACKLIMDKCSEIIRDDKACYTPGNCNDAYKKFIMPITHSFCSFSSDQCDDLSFDEALDKLYSAGALTFNMEDTKNIDEKIKELNELKHKVKMVSLSSHAEEAKKAREKYLQDRSESHKIESKTSKGAEETEKKLDEETPTV; the protein is encoded by the coding sequence ATGATTATAAATGTCGGTTCTCTTACTGCCCATCCTGGACTTCGTGGTCATACCACAAGCACCGATACATTGAGTGATATAGATTTGTCACTCagtgattttaaaatgaatgCCTGCAAACTGATAATGGATAAATGTTCTGAGATCATTAGGGATGACAAAGCTTGCTATACCCCTGGGAATTGTAATGATGcctataaaaaatttatcatGCCTATCACTCACTCATTTTGTTCATTTTCCAGTGATCAGTGTGATGATCTTAGTTTTGACGAAGCTTTGGATAAGCTTTACAGTGCCGGCGCATTGACCTTTAATATGGAAGATACCAAAAATATAGACGAAAAGATTAAAGAGTTAAATGAACTTAAACATAAGGTTAAAATGGTTTCTCTTAGTTCACATGCTGAGGAAGCCAAAAAGGCCAGGGAAAAATATCTTCAAGATCGATCAGAAAGTCATAAAATTGAATCCAAAACTAGTAAAGGTGCTGAAGAAACCGAGAAGAAGTTAGATGAAGAGACTCCAACCGTTTAA
- a CDS encoding uncharacterized protein (chr2.cand.498 - hypothetical protein) translates to MIDLNFVWTGYENACRTVKYATSIGWSTIGFNVYFIANEQGINQMKFDDHLEEHKGNSRTNDLGPLLSNQIFPLISSISVESGLILGNNFVRRITVLLMDEFKPNSLIKFEVSNEFEIFSVIPTSKRSFQVACQNLNCDLINLNVYCYYSPFKLKRGFINSALQRGCYFEISISDEMFKNLESVKIPGTNTTDPVNLTFLRNLPGLLKYIPPTKLVISSGTRTITNLTDPESFLRTCNELFRGFSGRDLNLKSCLTKVPNDCITKGAARMTFGTGVVSYKEENNLGRTFK, encoded by the coding sequence ATGATCGACTTGAATTTTGTATGGACAGGTTACGAAAACGCATGCCGTACCGTAAAGTATGCGACAAGTATTGGATGGTCAACCATAGGATTCAATGTTTACTTTATAGCAAACGAACAAGgaataaatcaaatgaaaTTTGATGATCATCTTGAGGAACATAAAGGAAATTCAAGAACTAATGATTTAGGTCCTCTTCTGAGTAATCAGATATTTCCCTTAATTTCTTCCATTTCAGTTGAATCAGGCTTGATTTTGGGGAATAACTTTGTTAGGAGAATTACTGTGCTGCTTATGGACGAGTTTAAACCAAATTCTCTTATAAAATTCGAAGTTTCTAACGAGTTTGAGATTTTTAGCGTAATTCCTACCAGTAAAAGATCTTTTCAGGTTGCCTGCCAGAATCTAAATTGCGACCTAATAAATCTAAACGTTTACTGTTATTATTCGCCGTTTAAACTGAAACGCGGTTTCATAAATTCTGCTTTGCAAAGAGGCTGTTATTTTGAGATTTCAATTTCTGATgaaatgtttaaaaatcTAGAATCGGTGAAAATTCCTGGCACAAATACGACAGACCCAGTCAACCTGACATTTCTAAGGAACCTACCTGgattattaaaatacataCCTCCAACCAAATTGGTAATATCGTCAGGGACGAGAACAATTACTAACCTAACTGACCCAGAATCATTTCTTAGGACTTGCAATGAATTGTTCAGAGGATTCTCCGGGagagatttaaatttaaaatcctGTTTAACAAAAGTTCCTAACGATTGCATAACCAAAGGTGCGGCCAGGATGACGTTCGGAACAGGAGTTGTATCATACAAAGAGGAGAATAACCTGGGGAGaacatttaaataa
- a CDS encoding uncharacterized protein (all_bases.C.cand.1327 - signal peptide, transmembrane;~transmembrane protein, putative;~4 probable transmembrane helices predicted for TA15795 by TMHMM2.0 at aa 13-35, 39-56, 63-82 and 102-121) yields MKVSSKEVPLKKLWRANLVLSVLFHICLLVISITSRNPVFFVLCYFVTFLSSLILFDWKYLTLILNIFIQVFSIVSSLYICFSPKIPESSFKARWHKDSLKWMFPLVCFHSVSVSVTIICLKRKYNVNDEFPLSDVISVLKNPEPYFRECKELKEKLLENQKIAQRMRMIEIRKEEEVAKKIVDSLYSFTNRSNFPELETRTNRTTGSNIMDKYKVERSNFNEFSQDMEVKYIGNDANFNFHISIPEEMESVDSISWVNDTTNRNSNEKLDESNDSN; encoded by the exons ATGAAGGTTTCTTCTAAAGAAGTACCCTTAAAAAAACTTTGGAGAGCAAATCTTGTATTATCTGTGTTATTTCACATTTGTTTATTGGTAATATCAATTACCAGCCGAAACCCCGTCTTTTTTGTACTTTGTTATTTTGTAACATTCTTATCATCTTTAATCTTGTTCGACTGGAAGTACTTAACTCtaattttgaatattttcATTCAG GTTTTTTCAATTGTTTCATCActttatatttgtttttctCCTAAAATACCTGAAAGTTCATTTAAGGCTAGATGGCATAAGGATTCTCTAAAATGGATGTTTCCTTTAGTTTGTTTTCATTCTGTTTCTGTTTCCGTTACGATTATTTGCCTGAAGAGGAAATATAATGTTAATGATGAGTTCCCATTGAGTGATGTAATATCGGTTTTGAAAAATCCCGAACCATACTTTAGAGAGTGTAAAGAGCTCAAGGAGAAACTTCTCGAGAACCAAAAAATCGCTCAAAGAATGAGGATGATAGAAATTCGAAAGGAAGAAGAAGTGGCTAAAAAAATTGTGGACAGTCTGTATAGTTTCACAAATAGGTCAAATTTCCCCGAGCTAGAGACAAGAACAAATAGAACTACTGGATCCAATATTATGGATAAATACAAGGTTGAAAGATccaattttaatgaattttctCAAGATATGGAAGTCAAATATATTGGAAATGATgctaattttaattttcatatttcCATTCCTGAAGAAATGGAGTCTGTTGATTCTATTAGTTGGGTCAATGATACAACTAATAGGAACtcaaatgaaaaattagatGAATCCAACgattcaaattaa
- a CDS encoding ran binding protein, putative (chr2.C.cand.19 - ran binding protein, PF00641, Zn finger in Ran binding protein and others) produces MERREGDWFCPDTSCGNLNFSKRTKCNICGKLRPTNQSSNLATTQKQGDWTCNKCGNLNWARRTHCNICNISKTSQEPEDRLGRGGGYFDLFDPKDRKEHDSEDEEYDEFGRKKKKSLKNKN; encoded by the exons ATGGAAAGAAGGGAAGGCGACTGGTTCTGTCCCGATACTTC gtGTGGTAACCTAAATTTTTCAAAGCGCACCAAGTGTAATATTTGTGGAAAACTTAGACCAACAA ATCAGTCTTCCAACCTAGCGACCACTCAAAAACAAGGAGATTGGACCTGTAACAA GTGTGGAAATTTAAACTGGGCAAGAAGGACACATTGCAACATCTGTAATATATCCAAGACATCGCAAGAACCG GAAGATAGATTGGGAAGAGGAGGAGGCTATTTTGATCTTTTTGACCCTAAAGATAGGAAGGAACACGATTCAGAAGACGAAGAATACGACGAATTTGGTAGAAAGAAAAAGAAATCATTAAAGAATAAGAACTAG
- a CDS encoding 5'-3' exonuclease, putative (chr2.C.cand.19 - 5'-3' exonuclease) — MGIKGLIPFLSEKVPSSISELSLECLSGESLAIDASAALYQFTIAIRDSSYFSSLVNSKGESTSHIYGLMNRCSKLLEYGIKPVFVFDSKPPELKSKTLDKRRQKREEAKTDFKKAISEGDKESAKKLVGRTVKVTKDMNDSAKKLLRLMGIPVIEALEEAEAQCAYLVTKNLCHFVASEDTDTLVFGGWFLLRNVTSSANKKIVKVDLQKVLDGLEFNFDQFVDFCILCGCDYCDTLEGVGPKTAYSLVKKYQSLEEIVRFKGGDYDEFKEAKDYFLSPKVNEYDENSVKMGTIDPEGLTEFLVQENNFSKERVEKFIEKLLKFKTKKIQTSLLSFLTNPQPTNKSKSLDEGPKQSSTEDYKVNTNPSTKGSNVYTTDTNSTKDTKGIECTATTTNNNLENKVKIENEENDTGRRDSIDDLFKEFEDETNLFEQDEFEPKSKEYNLEKQHELELNVHNRNVILIDDDDDEVLTTANSEKMNCEIGKVKEEPNKKGKFSLISIYIF; from the exons ATGGGAATTAAAGGACTCATCCCATTTTTGAGTGAAAAGGTGCCTTCAAGTATTAGTGAATTGTCTCTGGAATGTTTATCTGGAGAATCGCTTGCAATCGATGCTAGTGCGGCACTATATCAATTTACCATTGCCATCCGAGACTCTAGTTACTTCAGTTCTCTTGTGAATTCTAAAGGAGAATCTACAAGTCATATTTACGGCCTTATGAACCGTTGTTCTAAACTTTTGGAATACGGAATAAAGCCAGTATTTGTATTTGATTCAAAACCTCCAGAATTAAAGTCAAAAACTCTAGACAAGAGAAGACAGAAAAGAGAAGAAGCTAAAACGGATTTTAAGAAAGCTATTTCAGAAGGAGATAAGGAATCAGCGAAGAAGTTAGTAGGCCGTACCGTTAAAGTAACAAAGGATATGAACGACTCAGCAAAGAAATTGCTTCGTTTAATGGGAATTCCAGTCATAGAAGCGCTGGAAGAAGCGGAAGCTCAATGTGCATACCTGGTCACCAAGAATTTGTGTCATTTTGTAGCTTCTGAGGACACCGATACTTTGGTTTTCGGAGGGTGGTTTTTACTTCGAAATGTTACTTCAAGTGCCAATAAGAAAATCGTTAAGGTAGATTTACAAAAGGTTTTGGATGGGTTGGAATTTAACTTCGACCAGTTCGTCGATTTTTGTATTCTTTGTGGCTGCGACTACTGCGACACTCTGGAAGGTGTTGGACCTAAAACTGCATATTCTCTGGTGAAGAAATACCAAAGCTTAGAAGAAATAGTCAGGTTCAAAGGAGGCGATTACGATGAGTTTAAAGAAGCAAAggattattttttatctcCTAAGGTTAACGAATATGACGAGAATAGCGTGAAGATGGGCACCATAGATCCCGAGGGTTTGACTGAGTTTCTGGTTCAAGAAAACAACTTTTCGAAGGAAAGGGTGgaaaaatttattgaaaaattgttaaagTTCAAGACTAAGAAGATACAAACATCGCTATTATCATTTCTAACAAATCCACAGCCTACTAATAAGTCCAAAAGTTTGGATGAAGGACCCAAACAGTCAAGTACCGAGGATTATAAAGTTAATACTAATCCCAGCACAAAGGGATCAAATGTTTATACTACTgatactaatagtactaaggatactaaggGTATTGAGTGTACTGccactactactaataataatttggaaaataaggtcaaaatagaaaatgaagaaaatgataCGGGGCGTAGAGATAGTATTGATGATCTATTTAAAGAGTTTGAAGAtgaaacaaatttatttgaacAAGATGAATTTGAGCCAAAATCTAAggaatataatttagaaaaacaGCACGAACTTGAATTAAACGTTCATAACAGGAATGTAATACTAATCGACGACGACGATGATGAGGTTTTAACGACAGCTAATAGCGAAAAAATGAATTGCG AAATTGGTAAAGTAAAAGAAGAGCCGAATAAAAAGGGtaaatttagtttaattagcatttatatattttaa
- a CDS encoding uncharacterized protein (chr2.C.cand.19 - hypothetical protein): MFWFHIVNQLKGLKSKSPFTNQWTNSNRVIPHYFRKNYYTTHSQERPQTPSYVPHKDYIYENDTYKICGVPIPDGLVQFIVLEKFVPFVTFYDIFTDKSSPHTILPQNNILESNIFENNKLLSTFRNQLIENMDNDDNKLSEIEKTRLKRLFDISNSHGISWDALDNLYLDFYTAKQEALKAWEQNKHQLIRFANEVTINRIESSKSLNQMRGSGRLIKLFTQRYYNRWLNLYMSPFSTGMLIKYLKAHVTFALLNREKYEAVGESVSIKFERSEINPYFQKPIKN, from the coding sequence ATGTTTTGGTTTCACATCGTAAACCAACTAAAAGGTTTAAAAAGTAAATCTCCTTTTACAAATCAATGGACCAATTCAAACAGAGTTATTCCTCATTATTTCCgtaaaaattattacacaACTCATTCTCAAGAGAGACCTCAAACTCCCAGTTATGTTCCTCATAAAGattatatttatgaaaatgataCATACAAAATCTGCGGAGTTCCTATACCCGATGGTTTAGTTCAATTTATTGTGCTTGAAAAGTTTGTTCCATTTGTAACCTTTTACGATATTTTCACCGACAAATCATCTCCACATACAATTCTTCCCCAAAATAACATCTTAGAATCGAACATATTTGAAAACAATAAACTTCTTTCTACATTCCGGAACCAACTGATAGAAAACATGGATAATGACGACAATAAATTATCCGAAATCGAAAAAACTAGATTGAAAAGATTGTTTGACATTAGCAATTCACATGGGATATCATGGGACGCCTTGGACAATTTATACTTAGATTTCTATACCGCCAAACAAGAGGCACTAAAGGCATGGGAACAGAATAAGCACCAATTAATAAGATTTGCAAACGAGGTCACCATAAATAGAATTGAATCTAGTAAATCCCTCAATCAAATGAGGGGTTCTGGAAGGCTAATTAAGTTATTCACACAGAGATACTATAATCGTTGGCTTAACTTATATATGTCACCATTTTCTACCGGGATGTTAATCAAGTACCTAAAGGCTCACGTAACATTTGCACTTTTAAATAGAGAAAAATACGAAGCGGTGGGTGAAAGCGTAAGTATTAAGTTTGAACGATCGGAGATAAACCCCTATTTTCAGAAACCCATTAAAAACTGa
- a CDS encoding uncharacterized protein (chr2.C.cand.20 - hypothetical protein): MIIKLLIINLILYIRVSKQVIRKGFAYTDTRGPWHNDVNLFHNDRHLNSIFVDIDLYPNQFIGLHFQDDQDVDRVEPIEEGKYFVNLDELTKPVGSFRRKKNDIKSIGSLELIKKGKDYKIYFDGSKIGDKVVKMFFELFSKQGTTKGIVQINVIPHWKYVVDTEEKIFLGASPYKELNFFHYYKEARYGAKTELSCDWTQGETKEFEANEYTNTETTIKYQMIKRDSFSNIASSVDTLLLNLTNNVIYYIPGSKAVHMFTCPGWRTVIIWNYKYEKLPGLNFLTRKTVSNYVDQSKTFIIRSDDLIAIVVPKDTFEIDCLKVFKNSFGDVVQSNEFFPGSIYTEITETIKVLNIIKAGRYNSSNLYCKNRSESGPHVQFKIRPSCDLNNPDHLDKDGISCTIFLNYSNNKVYIHAGKTLSLRGHESGALTYYLDDPDSMSLKSKFKPIPKSDVNFDVAKIHDYLELTSKKLNKFTMGQVFILLEDTQKVLKNIVRIYIHDDKAFKNVKVPKIYELAPNKKNMKFNCKDLDPTVEYNSIIYPKGKNTVFRNIVDTVEPEKIETVQFEELFGSSGITILKSPETDSDLEINFDENYDITANHLRPIYFICHMTRKTFALGYENEHKVVISVDPLYSRVNYKGSGIREDIFSNSDNQVKNGRIVDFDLNKDKDLRFFCPDYVPEHFLEGDQDQYKTDSLSEDTENPFKPLVRCYNRSSFMSRFFKSKSEVNILEKRTSVSELRSLWKFDIESMKQGKISKALCVCYNKMGKAKSAVFVHI, encoded by the coding sequence ATGATAATAAAACTTTTGATCataaatctaattttatatattagagTTTCAAAGCAAGTAATTAGAAAAGGATTTGCGTACACAGATACAAGAGGACCTTGGCATAATGATGTAAATCTTTTTCACAACGATAGGCATCTTAACTCAATATTTGTTgatattgatttatatCCAAACCAATTCATTGGTTTGCATTTTCAAGATGATCAAGATGTAGACAGGGTAGAGCCGATTGAAGAGGGTAAATATTTCGTTAACCTTGATGAGTTAACTAAACCCGTTGGATCATTTAGAAGAAAAAAGAATGACATAAAAAGCATTGGATCATTagaattgataaaaaaaGGTAAGGACTACAAGATATATTTTGATGGTTCTAAGATAGGCGATAAGGTTGTTAAGATGTTCTTCGAGTTATTTAGCAAACAGGGTACCACAAAAGGAATCGTTCAAATAAACGTAATTCCACATTGGAAATATGTTGTTGACACGGAGGAAAAGATATTTCTTGGAGCTTCACCATATAAAGAGCTAAATTTTTTCCATTATTACAAAGAAGCAAGGTATGGAGCAAAGACTGAATTGTCTTGTGATTGGACCCAAGGTGAAACTAAAGAATTTGAAGCTAATGAGTATACAAATACTGAAACAACTATCAAATATCAAATGATAAAGCGTGATAGTTTTAGTAATATTGCTTCTAGTGTAGACACTTtgttgttaaatttaaccAACAATGTGATATATTACATACCCGGTAGTAAAGCTGTGCATATGTTTACGTGTCCAGGATGGCGCACAGTGATTATATGGAATTACAAATACGAAAAATTGCCCGGATTAAATTTCTTAACCAGAAAAACAGTAAGTAATTATGTTGATCAGTCAAAAACTTTTATTATTCGTAGCGATGATTTGATTGCAATTGTTGTTCCCAAGGATACTTTCGAAATAGATTGCCTGAAAGTTTTCAAAAATTCATTTGGGGATGTAGTCCaatcaaatgaattttttcCGGGTTCAATATATACTGAAATTACAGAGACAATTAAAGTTTTAAACATAATTAAAGCTGGTAGATATAATTCAAGCAATTtatattgtaaaaataGGAGCGAATCAGGCCCTCATGTACAGTTTAAAATTCGACCATCCTGTGACTTAAATAATCCTGATCATCTAGACAAGGATGGAATATCCTGTACAATATTcctaaattattctaataaCAAAGTTTACATCCACGCAGGTAAAACTCTTTCACTCCGTGGGCATGAATCTGGAGCGCTAACATATTATTTGGATGACCCAGATTCGATGTCACTAAAATCGAAGTTTAAACCAATACCAAAATCTGACGTTAATTTTGATGTAGCAAAGATACATGACTATTTGGAATTAACATCaaaaaaattgaataaattcACGATGGGTCAggtttttattttactcGAGGATACACAAAAggttttgaaaaatatagTAAGGATATATATTCATGACGATAAAgcatttaaaaatgttaagGTTCCAAAAATTTATGAACTTGCTcctaataaaaaaaatatgaaatttaattGTAAAGATTTGGATCCTACTGTCGAAtataattcaattatttatccCAAAGGTAAAAATACTGTTTTTCGTAACATAGTCGATACTGTTGAACCAGAAAAAATTGAAACTGTTCAGTTTGAAGAATTGTTTGGATCGAGTGGGATCACTATACTTAAAAGTCCTGAAACTGACAGTGACCTAGAAATTAACTTCGATGAAAACTATGATATAACAGCCAACCATTTGAGAccaatttattttatatgcCATATGACCAGGAAAACCTTTGCACTGGGGTATGAAAACGAACATAAAGTTGTAATTTCTGTTGATCCACTATATAGTCGTGTGAATTATAAAGGTTCTGGAATCAGGGAAGACATATTTTCCAATTCCGATAATCAAGTTAAAAACGGTAGAATAGttgattttgatttaaataaagatAAGGATTTGAGATTCTTTTGTCCGGATTATGTTCCAGAACATTTCTTAGAAGGAGACCAGGATCAATACAAAACTGACAGTTTGAGTGAAGATACCGAAAATCCATTCAAACCATTAGTTAGGTGTTATAACAGGTCATCATTTATGAGCAGATTTTTCAAATCAAAAAGTGAGGTGAACATTTTGGAAAAAAGAACATCCGTTTCTGAATTAAGATCACTGTGGAAATTTGATATAGAGTCAATGAAACAGGGGAAAATAAGTAAAGCGTTATGTGTATGCTATAATAAGATGGGAAAGGCAAAGTCGGCTGTCTTTGTACACATATAG